From Terriglobia bacterium, a single genomic window includes:
- a CDS encoding fibronectin type III domain-containing protein, protein MAKIAGILIRAVLAISRIRDAVFVVRLYKVYEGLLNNPAFTTPLVDLAAFKAQIDSYSASVTGALDGGKAAIAERDKQRADVAVMYDQLGHYVEAACKNDMSAFVSSGFVPAAPKQRSAPQPTEVPSINVKLGVSRQLLAQIKSVAKARNYKLRFTAMPPDGTVPGPTAAWTEVMVPTTRPATPFNDLTPGTIYVFQVQAYGNLGYSAWSDPVSRMCN, encoded by the coding sequence ATGGCAAAAATAGCAGGAATATTGATCCGGGCTGTATTGGCGATCTCCCGTATTCGCGACGCGGTGTTTGTGGTGCGTCTGTACAAAGTGTATGAGGGGTTACTGAACAATCCGGCGTTTACTACCCCACTGGTCGATCTGGCGGCATTCAAAGCCCAAATCGACTCCTACTCCGCTTCGGTAACCGGAGCGCTCGACGGGGGCAAAGCCGCCATCGCCGAGCGGGATAAGCAACGCGCAGACGTGGCAGTCATGTATGACCAGCTCGGACATTACGTCGAGGCGGCCTGCAAGAACGACATGAGCGCGTTTGTATCGAGCGGTTTCGTCCCGGCGGCGCCGAAGCAACGGTCGGCGCCGCAGCCGACGGAGGTGCCCTCGATCAATGTCAAGCTGGGCGTCTCCCGCCAGTTGCTGGCACAGATCAAGTCGGTCGCTAAGGCGCGTAACTACAAACTCCGTTTCACCGCGATGCCGCCGGACGGAACGGTGCCTGGTCCGACGGCGGCCTGGACCGAAGTCATGGTTCCGACGACCCGTCCGGCTACGCCCTTCAACGATCTGACGCCCGGAACGATCTACGTGTTCCAGGTGCAGGCATACGGAAACCTGGGTTACTCCGCCTGGAGCGATCCGGTAAGCCGGATGTGCAACTAG
- a CDS encoding HupE/UreJ family protein — MYPRPVLIVVFVLMFAFAADAHPVPFSYLDLQLHDTSIDLTLTVHIYDLAHDLQVNPMERLLDAAFLKERESAIQQILGPRLMLEADGQLISPMWQEPEIIADRQSVRFHLAYMLKKPPGMVSVSTVMFPYDENHQTFVNVYENDGLTSQLILDHNHSRTEYYAGSRQGVWAVIRKFVPAGIHHILIGPDHLLFLVGLLLMGGSARRLAAVVTSFTIAHSVTLSLAALNILTPPARFIEPAIALSIVCVGADNLLAQGGRDVRAWIAFAFGFIHGFGFANVLREMELPARALGWSLFSFNFGVEIGQLLVVITVASLFAALRSRSEWARRQLVYAGSIVVIVAGAFWFVQRVFFPGGIS, encoded by the coding sequence ATGTATCCGCGGCCGGTCCTAATCGTCGTGTTCGTCCTGATGTTTGCATTTGCCGCCGATGCGCATCCGGTTCCGTTCAGCTATCTCGATCTGCAATTGCACGATACTTCGATCGATCTGACCCTCACCGTTCACATTTACGATCTGGCGCATGATCTTCAGGTCAATCCAATGGAGCGGTTGCTCGACGCGGCCTTTCTCAAGGAGCGCGAATCTGCGATCCAGCAGATTTTAGGTCCCCGGCTGATGCTGGAAGCGGATGGGCAATTGATTTCGCCCATGTGGCAGGAGCCGGAAATCATCGCAGACCGGCAATCGGTGCGATTTCACCTCGCATATATGTTGAAGAAGCCGCCGGGTATGGTATCCGTTTCAACGGTGATGTTCCCATACGACGAAAACCACCAGACGTTCGTGAATGTATACGAGAACGACGGGTTGACATCGCAGCTGATTCTCGATCACAACCACAGCCGCACGGAATACTACGCGGGCTCCCGGCAGGGTGTTTGGGCGGTGATCCGAAAGTTTGTGCCGGCCGGAATCCATCACATTCTGATTGGCCCCGATCATCTTTTGTTTCTCGTGGGCCTGCTGCTGATGGGTGGCTCGGCCCGCCGGCTCGCCGCGGTCGTGACCTCTTTCACGATCGCGCACAGCGTGACGTTATCCCTGGCGGCATTGAATATCCTGACTCCACCGGCGCGTTTCATCGAGCCCGCGATTGCGTTGAGCATCGTATGCGTCGGCGCGGACAACCTGCTTGCCCAGGGAGGGCGTGATGTGCGCGCATGGATCGCCTTCGCTTTCGGATTCATTCACGGATTCGGCTTCGCGAATGTTCTTCGTGAAATGGAATTGCCCGCGCGCGCCCTCGGCTGGTCGCTGTTCTCGTTCAATTTCGGCGTCGAGATCGGCCAGTTGCTCGTCGTGATTACAGTGGCTTCACTGTTTGCAGCGCTCCGTTCCCGCAGTGAATGGGCCAGGCGTCAACTTGTCTACGCCGGATCGATCGTAGTAATAGTTGCCGGCGCATTCTGGTTCGTTCAACGAGTCTTCTTTCCAGGAGGAATCTCATGA
- a CDS encoding MBL fold metallo-hydrolase has protein sequence MRRVFVLVGIIVIGAAVMVAAQQEPGRGGGGGRGSGGGRGSGRGAAPIQLQIERVRPGIYQIPIFNQSVAPGATTTVFVTQNHGVVVVDTKNPGSGQAIIDIIKKVTDKPITTIINTHTHNDHVGGNLAFDDKVEVVAQENTLGYMKKLAQYKDDKPENRHGLPGKTFKDKMTLFEGPDAIDLYFFGPAHTGGDAFIVFRNQKVMAAGDVDPATGTPIIDPDNGGSGLLWGQTIAKAAAGIKNVDVITRGHTSQTDNWAQFIEYGQYMQAYANATRQAKKDGKTLDQAIMDIPMMMGAKWKDYFAGLSGRNPGTRANVTMMWAELDKEAPKK, from the coding sequence ATGAGACGCGTATTCGTCCTCGTTGGCATTATTGTTATTGGAGCCGCGGTAATGGTTGCTGCGCAGCAGGAACCTGGTCGTGGCGGTGGCGGTGGCCGTGGCAGCGGCGGCGGCCGTGGTTCCGGACGTGGTGCCGCGCCCATCCAACTGCAAATCGAACGGGTTCGGCCCGGGATCTATCAGATTCCGATCTTCAATCAAAGCGTCGCCCCGGGCGCCACGACGACCGTATTCGTCACCCAGAACCACGGCGTAGTGGTCGTCGACACAAAGAATCCGGGGTCCGGGCAGGCGATCATCGACATCATCAAGAAGGTCACCGACAAGCCGATCACGACCATTATCAACACGCACACGCATAACGATCATGTCGGCGGAAACCTTGCCTTCGACGACAAAGTGGAAGTCGTCGCCCAGGAAAATACGCTTGGCTATATGAAGAAGCTGGCTCAGTACAAGGACGACAAGCCGGAGAACCGTCATGGTCTTCCAGGCAAAACGTTCAAGGATAAGATGACGCTCTTCGAAGGACCTGATGCCATCGACTTGTATTTTTTTGGGCCTGCGCACACCGGTGGCGACGCATTCATCGTTTTCAGGAATCAGAAAGTGATGGCCGCCGGCGACGTCGATCCGGCAACGGGCACGCCGATCATCGATCCGGATAATGGTGGAAGCGGTCTGTTATGGGGACAAACGATCGCCAAGGCCGCTGCCGGAATCAAGAATGTCGACGTCATCACCCGAGGCCACACCAGCCAGACCGATAACTGGGCACAGTTCATCGAGTACGGCCAGTATATGCAGGCCTACGCCAATGCAACCCGCCAGGCGAAAAAGGACGGCAAGACGCTCGATCAGGCGATCATGGATATTCCAATGATGATGGGAGCGAAATGGAAGGATTACTTCGCCGGCTTATCCGGACGCAACCCGGGTACCAGGGCCAACGTCACGATGATGTGGGCTGAACTCGACAAGGAAGCTCCGAAAAAATAA
- a CDS encoding carboxypeptidase-like regulatory domain-containing protein — translation MSDSMKGVARTTLLLGIVHLISLSAIAQAPPGGAPNTSTRAVLTGVVVRSGTGEPIPRAQVTISRVAAPIPGAPTGRTAGQRGVAVQPPQQDATQFRQSTSQPAGIPSVTTDDNGRFGIKDVEPGSYRIYAARNGFMKQEYGQRSPNRPGLVVTVQPGQQLQDLTFRLSPASTITGRVTDALTGDPLPGITVQAMRSTYDASGKRTLQAAASDRTNDLGEYRLYWINPGRYFVTATAARSGFDALLAATSQAASFAPAPSPAEAQQQQQAAALFGPPRSANEIVDSGYPLAYYPGTPEVSRASTIDLQPGAETHADFNLSKGEKYRIRGRAIDATTGRPPRDASLSVSPRNATGGAPVDALFGAISGMIQGNTKYNSDTGEFEMRDVAPGSYWLQAMVANFTPGAAGATVTFPNTDANPLANLPFNTTQIAVDVFGGDVEGLTLAVSPGVSIPGRIRVEGVSNANQNPLALITLSLQPSSGGGSILSALAGNLKPAADGTFTIQRVTPGDYKLLVSGLSPNTYVREARLEQADALEGVTIGTRVDGILEIVLSQNPGQLDGTVLGADLKPVSGVQAVLVPERLRNRLDLYKTAITNPDGRFTIRGLPPGDYRVLAWEDIEPFAYFDPEVLMQYDGLGKTVRIQEGSSQTAEVRIIPAGQ, via the coding sequence ATGTCAGATTCTATGAAAGGAGTCGCGAGGACAACCCTGTTGCTCGGCATAGTCCACCTCATATCGCTGTCGGCCATCGCACAAGCGCCGCCGGGCGGCGCACCGAATACGTCCACAAGGGCCGTCTTGACCGGCGTGGTGGTTCGCTCCGGGACGGGCGAACCGATTCCGCGCGCACAAGTGACCATCAGCAGAGTTGCCGCTCCGATTCCAGGCGCCCCCACTGGAAGAACCGCCGGCCAGCGCGGCGTTGCGGTACAGCCGCCACAGCAGGACGCGACTCAATTTCGACAATCGACGTCGCAGCCCGCCGGGATTCCGTCGGTCACGACGGACGATAACGGACGGTTTGGAATAAAGGACGTCGAGCCCGGATCCTATCGGATCTACGCCGCTCGAAATGGTTTCATGAAACAGGAATATGGGCAGCGATCGCCGAATCGTCCTGGTCTGGTGGTGACAGTTCAACCCGGCCAACAATTGCAGGACCTCACCTTTCGGCTCTCGCCAGCCTCCACCATCACCGGACGCGTAACCGACGCGCTTACCGGTGACCCGCTGCCTGGCATTACCGTTCAGGCGATGCGATCCACCTACGATGCAAGCGGAAAGCGAACCCTGCAGGCCGCCGCATCGGATCGAACCAACGATCTGGGCGAGTACCGGCTGTATTGGATAAATCCTGGACGATACTTCGTCACTGCCACCGCCGCCCGATCCGGTTTCGACGCTTTGCTTGCCGCCACGTCACAAGCGGCCTCTTTTGCGCCCGCGCCGAGCCCCGCGGAAGCGCAACAGCAGCAGCAAGCGGCCGCGCTCTTTGGCCCGCCTCGCAGCGCAAATGAAATCGTCGATTCGGGCTATCCGCTCGCGTACTATCCCGGCACGCCGGAGGTTTCTCGAGCTTCCACGATCGACTTGCAACCCGGTGCTGAGACGCACGCCGATTTCAATTTGTCCAAGGGTGAAAAGTATCGCATCCGCGGACGAGCGATCGACGCAACCACCGGCCGGCCGCCGCGAGACGCTTCGCTATCGGTCTCCCCGAGAAACGCAACTGGGGGAGCCCCGGTAGACGCATTGTTTGGTGCGATCAGCGGAATGATTCAGGGCAACACCAAATACAACTCAGACACTGGAGAGTTTGAAATGCGTGATGTCGCTCCGGGGTCCTACTGGCTGCAAGCAATGGTTGCGAACTTTACTCCGGGCGCCGCCGGCGCAACTGTGACGTTTCCCAACACGGATGCCAATCCGCTGGCCAATTTACCTTTTAACACAACTCAGATTGCCGTGGACGTGTTCGGTGGTGATGTCGAGGGCCTGACATTGGCTGTATCGCCTGGTGTATCGATTCCCGGGCGCATTCGCGTTGAGGGAGTGAGCAACGCAAATCAGAATCCCCTCGCACTGATCACGCTCTCGCTTCAACCGAGCTCGGGAGGCGGTTCTATCCTGTCGGCTCTCGCGGGAAACCTCAAGCCCGCAGCCGACGGGACATTCACGATTCAGCGAGTCACACCCGGCGACTACAAACTCCTGGTAAGCGGGCTAAGTCCAAACACCTACGTCAGAGAAGCTCGCCTCGAGCAAGCGGACGCGCTGGAAGGCGTCACTATCGGCACTAGAGTGGACGGCATATTGGAAATCGTGTTGAGCCAAAACCCCGGCCAACTGGACGGAACCGTCCTCGGCGCCGATCTCAAGCCCGTCAGCGGCGTTCAGGCGGTACTGGTCCCGGAACGGCTGCGAAACCGGTTGGACCTCTACAAAACAGCCATCACGAATCCGGATGGGCGATTCACCATCCGGGGCCTGCCCCCCGGGGACTACAGGGTCCTGGCATGGGAAGACATCGAACCATTCGCGTACTTCGATCCTGAGGTTTTGATGCAATACGACGGGCTCGGCAAAACGGTCCGCATCCAGGAGGGATCAAGTCAAACGGCTGAGGTCCGGATAATCCCGGCAGGTCAGTAA
- the ispH gene encoding 4-hydroxy-3-methylbut-2-enyl diphosphate reductase → MKVIRAQVMGMCFGVKDALSTVMTMELPEKATVYGQLVHNPEVLRKLKLRGFSMLDETNRTTAVLTPNVVITAHGVSGKEQRSLEASGKTLIDTTCPLVRRVHQTARSLEGQGYFVVVVGRKDHVEVKGIVGDLERFAVVERPEDVMRYPAGRIAVLCQTTTPPSSLEACFEAISRKNAGKEISLFDTICGPTRERQNAVQDLLNKVQALVVVGGRNSNNSRQLRALGEKAGLPCFQVESAADLREEWFDGLDTIGLTAGTSTLDQTIDEVYSALMSVQGPQPMNHV, encoded by the coding sequence ATGAAAGTTATACGAGCTCAAGTGATGGGGATGTGTTTCGGAGTCAAAGACGCTCTTTCCACCGTTATGACGATGGAGCTTCCTGAAAAAGCCACAGTTTACGGCCAATTGGTTCACAACCCCGAAGTGCTGCGAAAACTCAAGCTGCGCGGTTTTTCAATGCTCGACGAGACGAACCGCACGACCGCCGTTTTGACACCCAACGTGGTGATCACCGCTCATGGAGTGAGCGGCAAAGAGCAGCGGAGTCTGGAAGCATCCGGCAAAACCTTAATCGACACCACCTGCCCGCTCGTGAGACGGGTTCATCAGACTGCCAGGAGCCTGGAGGGACAAGGCTATTTTGTGGTTGTAGTCGGCAGGAAAGATCACGTTGAAGTCAAAGGGATAGTCGGTGATCTGGAACGATTCGCGGTGGTCGAACGGCCGGAAGACGTGATGCGTTACCCTGCCGGCCGCATCGCCGTCCTTTGCCAGACTACGACTCCGCCCTCGTCCCTGGAGGCATGTTTCGAAGCGATTTCGCGAAAGAACGCAGGCAAAGAAATCTCCTTATTCGACACCATTTGCGGGCCGACGCGAGAAAGACAAAACGCAGTGCAGGACCTTTTGAACAAAGTCCAAGCGCTTGTAGTAGTGGGAGGCAGGAATTCGAACAACTCCAGGCAGCTACGAGCGTTGGGAGAAAAGGCCGGCCTTCCCTGCTTTCAAGTCGAAAGCGCCGCCGATCTTCGGGAGGAATGGTTCGACGGGTTGGATACGATTGGGCTGACTGCGGGGACCTCCACGTTGGATCAGACCATCGATGAAGTTTACAGCGCGCTCATGTCCGTTCAAGGGCCTCAACCGATGAATCACGTATAA
- a CDS encoding isoprenylcysteine carboxylmethyltransferase family protein, with protein MEVSVNQIIQALWIAMFAIWFFTGFSVKQTAQSRSEGMSRIAVYIVWIGWWLLFAHGFGRDPLARRMYPPSMSIGCIGLAITAAGLVFAVLARLYIGKNWSPLIHVKEGHELIQSGPYAVVRHPIYSGRPVRSTIRKLSDAGERPDPVRVVRPLTGCTCSLRFFGLFQKTLENPLCVTQYPGTRPHLLKSPYRVNQIW; from the coding sequence ATGGAAGTATCCGTCAATCAAATCATCCAGGCACTGTGGATTGCGATGTTCGCGATATGGTTTTTCACAGGCTTCAGCGTGAAGCAGACCGCGCAATCCCGCTCCGAGGGAATGTCGCGCATCGCTGTATACATTGTATGGATCGGGTGGTGGCTGCTGTTTGCGCACGGCTTCGGGCGCGATCCGCTCGCGAGGAGGATGTATCCGCCTTCGATGTCGATCGGCTGTATCGGGCTTGCGATTACGGCGGCAGGCCTTGTATTCGCGGTTCTGGCGCGGCTTTATATCGGTAAGAACTGGAGTCCCTTGATTCATGTGAAAGAAGGCCACGAACTGATCCAGTCGGGGCCGTACGCTGTTGTAAGGCACCCGATCTATTCGGGCCGACCAGTTCGGAGCACAATACGAAAGCTATCGGACGCGGGTGAAAGGCCTGATCCCGTTCGTGTGGTGAGGCCGTTGACCGGCTGCACCTGTTCCCTCAGGTTCTTCGGTTTGTTCCAGAAAACGTTGGAAAACCCGTTATGCGTGACGCAATATCCGGGTACGAGACCTCACCTTCTGAAGAGCCCGTACCGCGTGAACCAGATCTGGTAA